One window from the genome of Aptenodytes patagonicus chromosome 4, bAptPat1.pri.cur, whole genome shotgun sequence encodes:
- the LOC143159860 gene encoding uncharacterized protein LOC143159860, producing MRMTQESLGTGSDDCPGATSPAGGVGGPGDASWLCRRVGKAHPVPGRGARPYGDERRGTPTGRTWPGRTDRRRRPSHAGSGAPGRSRAAYAEAAACPRSWLGTDLPAPARRRCGACTDPGPAHGRLQLISTPVCGRLQFSFGSSSVLAPVRGWFQLLLASSSFQHQLVLAPVALRLQLIRSSLCLLKRSWLLARS from the exons ATGCGCATGA cTCAAGAAAGTTTGGGCACGGGGAGCGACGACTGTCCCGGTGCCACCAGTCCCGCAGGAGGTGTTGGGGGCCCAGGCGATGCCTCGTGGCTGTGCCGACGCGTGGGGAAGGCTCATCCAGTGCCGGGGCGAGGAGCGCGGCCCTACGGTGATGAGCGCCGGGGGACGCCGACGGGGAGGACGTGGCCG ggacggacggacagacggagGAGACCCAGCCACGCTGGGAGTGGAGCCCCAGGAAGAAGCCGGGCTGCCTACGCCGAggccgccgcctgcccccgctCCTGGCTGGGGACAGACCTGCCTGCGCCCGCCCGGAGACGCTGCGGGGCCTGCACGGATCCAG GTCCAGCTCATGGACGGCTCCAGCTCATTTCCACACCAGTTTGTGGAAGGCTCCAGTTCAGTTTTggctccagctcagttttggctCCAGTTCGTGGAtggttccagctcctcctggcttccAGTTCGTTTCAGCACCAGCTTGTTCTGGCTCCGGTTGCTCTGCGGCTCCAGCTCATTCGTTCCAGCTTGTGCTTGTTGAAACGATCTTGGCTTTTGGCAAGGTCGTAA